A window of the Nibribacter ruber genome harbors these coding sequences:
- the uvrC gene encoding excinuclease ABC subunit UvrC, protein MTVEEQIREQIKHLPHRPGIYKFYDDKGIIYVGKAIDIRKRVSSYFNRSTQHNKKTKKLISQIQRIEFTIVDNEADAFLLENNLIKQHQPKYNILLKDGKTYPYLVITNERFPRIFSTRNKINDGSRYFGPYPTGTSMYVLLELIRSLYPLRTCSYNLSQANIDAGKFKVCLEYHIGNCKGPCENLYSEEEYNQHIQQIRNILSGNLSIAKTYFKERMSEAAADYQYELAHQYKQKLDRLEDFQAKSTVVSHTLTNIDVFTITSNEKCAFVNYLKVMNGSIIATQSLELQKKLEETDQDILASIIMQLRQEFESLSREIIVNVPDIELPLENVSITVPQIGDKKKLLNLSLKNALYLRKEKESMQDKSKDSNEVRIMETMKKDLRLTELPKHIECFDNSNFQGDNPVASMVCFKNARPSKKDYRHFHIKTVVGPDDFASMYEVVTRRYRRLLDEGTPLPQLIIVDGGKGQLGMGVKALKDLGIYSQVAIVGIAKRLEEIFYPGDTLPLYIDKKSESLRLIQRIRNEAHRFAITFHRSLRDAGTLQTELTQIKGLGPATAEKLLTKFKSVKKIAELSQQELEAEVGKSKAKLLLNHFGKA, encoded by the coding sequence ATGACTGTTGAGGAACAAATTAGAGAGCAGATCAAACACCTGCCACACAGGCCTGGTATCTATAAGTTCTATGATGATAAGGGCATTATCTACGTAGGCAAGGCCATAGACATCAGGAAGCGGGTGAGTAGCTACTTTAACCGCTCCACGCAGCACAACAAGAAAACCAAGAAGCTCATTTCGCAGATTCAGCGTATTGAGTTTACCATTGTAGACAATGAGGCTGATGCTTTCTTGCTGGAGAACAACCTCATCAAGCAGCATCAGCCTAAGTACAACATTCTGCTCAAAGACGGGAAAACCTACCCGTACCTGGTGATCACCAATGAGCGGTTCCCGCGCATCTTCAGTACCCGCAACAAGATCAATGACGGTTCGCGCTACTTCGGGCCATACCCCACCGGCACCAGTATGTATGTGCTGCTGGAACTGATCAGGTCCTTGTACCCGCTCAGAACGTGCAGCTACAATCTTTCACAAGCCAACATAGACGCGGGCAAATTCAAGGTTTGCCTGGAATACCACATAGGAAACTGCAAAGGGCCCTGTGAGAACCTGTACTCAGAAGAAGAATACAACCAGCACATTCAGCAGATCAGGAACATTCTGTCTGGCAACCTGAGCATTGCCAAGACCTATTTTAAAGAACGAATGTCTGAGGCTGCCGCAGACTATCAATATGAACTGGCCCACCAATACAAGCAGAAGCTAGACCGATTAGAGGATTTCCAGGCCAAGTCTACCGTGGTCAGCCATACGCTCACCAATATTGACGTCTTCACCATTACGTCTAATGAGAAGTGCGCCTTCGTCAACTACCTGAAGGTCATGAACGGCTCCATCATAGCCACCCAGTCCCTGGAACTGCAGAAAAAGCTGGAAGAAACCGATCAAGACATTCTGGCCTCCATCATTATGCAGTTGCGGCAGGAGTTTGAGAGCCTTTCCAGGGAGATTATCGTCAATGTGCCAGACATAGAACTGCCCTTGGAGAACGTGTCCATCACGGTTCCGCAGATAGGGGATAAGAAGAAGCTGCTCAATTTGTCTTTGAAGAATGCACTGTACCTGCGCAAGGAGAAGGAGAGCATGCAAGACAAGTCAAAGGACAGCAACGAGGTACGCATCATGGAAACCATGAAAAAAGACCTTCGGCTCACAGAGCTGCCCAAGCACATTGAGTGCTTTGACAACTCCAACTTTCAGGGAGATAATCCGGTGGCGTCCATGGTCTGCTTCAAGAATGCGCGGCCTTCCAAGAAAGATTACCGCCATTTCCATATCAAAACCGTGGTAGGCCCAGATGACTTTGCCTCTATGTATGAGGTGGTCACGCGCCGGTACAGAAGGCTGCTGGATGAAGGCACGCCTTTGCCGCAGTTGATTATTGTGGACGGCGGCAAAGGCCAGTTGGGCATGGGCGTGAAGGCGCTCAAAGACTTGGGAATTTACAGCCAAGTAGCCATTGTGGGCATTGCCAAACGGTTGGAGGAAATCTTCTATCCCGGTGACACCCTGCCGCTGTACATTGACAAGAAGTCTGAGTCGCTGCGCTTGATTCAACGCATCCGGAACGAGGCACACCGGTTTGCCATTACCTTCCACCGGTCTCTCCGGGATGCAGGCACGCTACAAACCGAACTCACGCAAATCAAAGGACTTGGCCCGGCCACGGCAGAAAAACTTCTTACCAAGTTTAAGTCTGTGAAGAAGATAGCCGAACTTTCCCAGCAGGAATTAGAGGCCGAGGTAGGCAAGAGCAAAGCCAAGCTGCTTTTAAATCATTTCGGGAAGGCGTAG
- the porN gene encoding type IX secretion system ring subunit PorN/GldN — translation MKKLIVLGLAGLLSLPVVSVAQKRTTTTKKKATTTTAKSSAASAAQEKARQEELARQQQEAAASQRSQQLLAKSDSANPSVRPIPASDVMFKKTVWRLIDLREKQNKPMFSPGKEITKLIVDAVKRGELQPYATDSLNRPITPQEFLTAISPAQGGATVLTEEEKKAGFGTADAAAADDGWGAPAAPAKGGKTAAAAPMTASNELFANQLYQLELKEDVVFDKKRSRLYHDIQSLTITVPSKFDPLGIEKTAASFKFSELAKVFKAHPDEAIWFNQQNDAQHKNLADAFDLWLFSSYITKVSNVNNERLDEVYGGGKKGLLAAQQAMEELIEFEYSLWSY, via the coding sequence ATGAAAAAGTTAATTGTTTTGGGTTTAGCGGGCTTGTTGAGCTTACCAGTGGTATCTGTGGCTCAAAAGAGAACCACTACCACTAAAAAGAAGGCAACCACTACCACAGCTAAATCATCTGCAGCTTCTGCAGCTCAAGAGAAGGCTCGTCAGGAGGAGTTGGCAAGACAACAACAAGAGGCGGCTGCATCTCAGAGATCACAACAATTACTGGCTAAGTCTGACTCTGCTAATCCGTCAGTGCGTCCTATTCCGGCATCAGATGTGATGTTCAAGAAAACGGTTTGGCGTTTGATAGACCTTAGAGAAAAGCAGAACAAGCCAATGTTCTCTCCAGGGAAAGAAATCACTAAATTGATTGTTGATGCTGTGAAGCGTGGCGAATTGCAGCCATATGCCACTGATAGCTTAAACAGACCTATCACTCCTCAAGAGTTCTTGACTGCTATTTCTCCTGCACAGGGAGGCGCAACAGTTTTAACGGAAGAAGAGAAGAAAGCGGGATTTGGTACGGCTGATGCCGCTGCTGCAGATGATGGATGGGGTGCTCCCGCTGCGCCTGCAAAAGGTGGTAAAACTGCCGCTGCCGCTCCTATGACGGCTTCAAATGAGCTTTTCGCGAACCAACTGTACCAATTGGAACTGAAAGAAGATGTAGTGTTTGATAAAAAGCGTTCACGCCTGTATCATGACATCCAATCACTCACTATCACCGTTCCTTCAAAGTTTGATCCACTGGGAATTGAGAAAACAGCTGCTTCTTTCAAGTTCAGTGAATTGGCAAAAGTGTTCAAGGCGCATCCAGACGAAGCCATCTGGTTTAACCAGCAGAACGATGCCCAGCATAAGAACCTGGCAGATGCCTTTGACCTGTGGTTGTTCAGCTCTTACATCACCAAAGTATCCAACGTGAACAATGAGCGTTTGGATGAAGTCTACGGTGGTGGCAAGAAAGGTTTATTAGCCGCTCAGCAAGCTATGGAAGAACTTATTGAGTTTGAATACAGCCTTTGGAGCTACTAA
- the porM gene encoding type IX secretion system motor protein PorM/GldM: MAGGKETPRQKMIGMMYLVLTAMLALNVSSAILLKFQFIDDSLTTVNTKTKSDNGGIVSGIKSTVDESGNRPADVRVVENATAVRTKTSEIIAYMDGLREQLVKEAGGKNEETGGYNNPENNERVNMLMIGGPGKGGKAYELEKKLNEYAAFLRQYNENAPAKLAMSGKEDPRVQGNKEQKKKDFAEINFAETPIVAALATIAHMESEVLKYESETLSKLAQKVGADIIKFEKIFAMASAESKTVAAGTKYKAEMFLAASSDAVTPTMSVDGRPIKVQAGKGQIEFTASAGNYDAEGNAKKQWTGQVRFRQPSGRDTVFTVKQEYVVAKPVMQIQSAAINSLYFNCGNELNIQVPALGATYDPSFSASGATVVKGAKKGFVTIIPNGRTVKLNVSSGGNLIGSQEFTVKTVPRPQIAVLANGRQVDPVRGMAAPGPRILQVNAVPDESFKNLLPKEARYRVTNYTVYLVRGNRPVDQVPGNGPSVNITSLASKARPGDRIAIEVKEVRRMNYRDQQETVPSNGMSMTFALN, translated from the coding sequence ATGGCTGGAGGAAAAGAAACGCCACGGCAGAAAATGATCGGGATGATGTATCTCGTTCTGACTGCAATGTTGGCCTTGAACGTAAGCTCTGCAATTCTTCTAAAATTTCAGTTTATAGATGACAGTTTAACAACTGTAAACACTAAAACTAAAAGTGATAACGGAGGTATTGTAAGTGGCATCAAATCAACGGTAGACGAATCTGGCAACAGGCCGGCTGACGTTAGAGTAGTGGAAAATGCCACTGCTGTAAGAACCAAAACCAGTGAGATCATTGCTTACATGGATGGTTTACGCGAGCAACTTGTGAAAGAAGCTGGCGGAAAGAACGAAGAAACAGGCGGGTACAACAATCCAGAGAACAATGAGCGTGTAAACATGCTTATGATTGGTGGACCAGGCAAGGGTGGTAAAGCCTATGAGTTAGAGAAAAAACTTAACGAATACGCGGCCTTCTTGCGCCAGTACAATGAAAACGCTCCTGCTAAACTAGCCATGAGCGGAAAAGAAGACCCACGCGTACAAGGAAACAAAGAGCAGAAGAAGAAAGACTTTGCTGAAATCAACTTCGCAGAAACTCCCATTGTGGCCGCTTTGGCTACCATTGCGCACATGGAATCTGAAGTGTTGAAGTATGAATCTGAGACTCTTTCTAAGCTGGCTCAAAAAGTAGGAGCAGATATCATCAAGTTTGAGAAGATATTTGCCATGGCTAGCGCTGAGTCTAAAACAGTAGCTGCCGGTACTAAATACAAGGCAGAAATGTTCTTGGCTGCTTCCTCTGATGCGGTAACGCCCACTATGTCTGTAGACGGTAGACCAATCAAAGTACAGGCGGGTAAAGGACAAATTGAGTTCACTGCCAGTGCGGGTAACTATGACGCAGAAGGCAATGCCAAAAAACAATGGACTGGCCAAGTGCGTTTCCGTCAGCCAAGCGGACGTGATACTGTCTTCACTGTAAAACAAGAATACGTGGTAGCCAAGCCTGTTATGCAAATTCAGTCTGCTGCAATCAACTCTTTGTATTTTAACTGCGGTAACGAACTAAACATCCAGGTTCCGGCGTTAGGTGCTACATACGATCCTTCTTTCTCAGCCTCTGGCGCTACTGTAGTGAAAGGTGCTAAGAAGGGTTTTGTGACCATCATTCCTAACGGAAGAACCGTGAAGTTGAACGTGAGCAGCGGTGGTAACCTGATTGGGTCACAGGAATTCACCGTGAAAACGGTTCCAAGACCACAGATTGCCGTATTGGCCAATGGCCGTCAGGTAGACCCAGTGAGAGGTATGGCTGCGCCAGGTCCAAGAATTCTGCAAGTGAATGCGGTTCCAGACGAAAGCTTCAAGAACTTGCTTCCTAAAGAAGCTCGTTACAGAGTAACCAACTACACCGTGTATTTGGTGCGTGGTAACCGTCCAGTAGATCAAGTGCCAGGTAATGGTCCTTCTGTGAACATTACCAGCTTAGCTTCAAAGGCTCGTCCGGGCGACCGTATTGCCATTGAGGTGAAGGAAGTTCGCAGAATGAACTACCGCGATCAGCAGGAGACCGTTCCGTCAAACGGAATGAGCATGACGTTTGCACTTAATTAA
- the porL gene encoding type IX secretion system motor protein PorL/GldL has translation MSKSKGHWFWDGMMPKIYGIGAAIVILGALFKILHIGPADIMLMVGLGTEAVIFFLSAFQPAAHEPAWDRVYPQLRDDYDGPLPTVATKSNEGSLTGDLDRMLRDANVTPATINTLGQGLNRLSETAAQMSDMSDATVATNEYTSRVRTAAVSLDKINEAYGATVEAVSHMAKSTADTQEYHMQVQNITKNLGALNAVYEMELQDANNHLKSMNKFYGSLTMAMENLTEASRDTEQFKTEVTNLTKNLHSLNNVYGNMLNAMRG, from the coding sequence ATGAGCAAATCAAAAGGTCACTGGTTCTGGGATGGTATGATGCCCAAAATTTATGGTATTGGTGCGGCAATCGTAATTCTGGGTGCATTGTTTAAAATCTTGCACATTGGTCCAGCTGATATCATGCTTATGGTAGGTCTTGGTACTGAAGCCGTCATCTTCTTCCTGAGTGCATTCCAGCCAGCCGCACATGAACCAGCATGGGATCGTGTGTACCCACAATTACGTGACGACTATGACGGTCCTCTTCCTACTGTAGCTACCAAATCTAACGAAGGTTCTTTGACCGGTGACCTGGATAGAATGCTGCGTGATGCCAACGTAACACCAGCCACTATCAATACTTTAGGCCAAGGCTTGAACAGATTGAGCGAAACTGCTGCTCAAATGTCTGATATGTCAGATGCTACCGTTGCTACAAATGAATACACCTCGCGTGTAAGAACAGCAGCTGTTTCTTTGGATAAAATCAATGAAGCGTATGGTGCCACTGTAGAGGCCGTTTCTCACATGGCCAAGTCTACAGCAGATACTCAGGAATATCATATGCAAGTACAGAACATCACTAAGAATCTGGGTGCTCTGAATGCGGTATATGAAATGGAGTTGCAGGACGCCAACAATCACTTGAAGTCTATGAACAAATTCTACGGTAGCCTGACTATGGCTATGGAGAATTTGACTGAGGCAAGCCGTGATACTGAGCAGTTCAAGACGGAGGTTACTAACTTGACCAAGAACCTTCACTCTTTGAACAATGTGTATGGTAACATGCTTAATGCAATGAGAGGTTAA
- the porK gene encoding T9SS ring complex lipoprotein PorK/GldK: MNKVLQFSAIALSAVLTVGCGMGRSSEGDLIGAEDRPDFNPQEVPYGMIACPGGTFHMGQTDQDIAASMSNLNKQVTIGGFYMDETEITNNEYRQFVDAIKTDSAGAPGYDEEYVMTKLYPDTTVWVKDFSNHMGDPLMEYYYTHPAFDDYPVVGVSWHGAKRFNEWRTKHKNNYNLENGQAPMPNFRLPSEAEWEYAARGGRDLATYPWGGPYLRNSKGCMLANFKPGRGDYYSDGFTYTAPVGQYYPNDFGLYDMAGNVSEWCEDAYSVASVPLVWDLNPTFSNDTIKEKVVRGGSWKDIAYFLETGVRNFEHEDSTRSFIGFRSAMIYIGRSSGREFGFGN, from the coding sequence ATGAATAAGGTTTTACAGTTTTCTGCCATTGCATTAAGCGCTGTTTTGACAGTGGGTTGCGGTATGGGACGAAGCTCAGAAGGTGATCTGATTGGTGCAGAGGACCGTCCAGATTTCAACCCGCAAGAGGTGCCGTATGGGATGATTGCGTGTCCAGGTGGAACATTCCACATGGGGCAGACAGATCAGGATATAGCCGCCAGTATGTCTAACCTGAACAAGCAGGTGACCATTGGTGGATTCTATATGGATGAGACTGAGATTACCAACAATGAGTACCGTCAGTTTGTTGACGCTATTAAGACAGACTCTGCCGGCGCGCCAGGGTATGACGAAGAGTATGTGATGACCAAGCTTTACCCAGACACAACCGTATGGGTAAAAGACTTTAGCAACCACATGGGTGACCCCTTGATGGAATACTACTATACTCACCCTGCCTTTGATGATTATCCGGTGGTAGGTGTGAGCTGGCATGGTGCCAAGCGTTTCAACGAATGGCGCACCAAGCACAAGAACAATTATAACTTAGAGAACGGTCAGGCGCCAATGCCTAATTTCCGCCTGCCGTCTGAGGCAGAGTGGGAGTATGCCGCCCGTGGCGGTCGTGATTTGGCAACCTATCCTTGGGGTGGTCCTTACCTGCGCAATTCCAAAGGTTGTATGTTGGCTAACTTCAAGCCAGGTCGCGGGGACTACTACAGCGACGGTTTTACCTACACTGCTCCGGTAGGCCAGTACTATCCAAACGATTTTGGTCTGTATGACATGGCCGGAAACGTATCTGAGTGGTGTGAAGATGCTTATTCTGTAGCTTCTGTTCCGTTGGTATGGGACTTGAACCCTACTTTCAGCAATGACACCATCAAGGAGAAGGTAGTGCGTGGTGGTTCTTGGAAAGACATCGCTTATTTCTTGGAAACAGGCGTTCGTAATTTTGAACACGAAGATTCAACCAGATCCTTTATCGGTTTCCGCAGCGCCATGATCTACATCGGTCGTTCTTCAGGTCGTGAGTTTGGCTTTGGAAACTAA
- a CDS encoding PorP/SprF family type IX secretion system membrane protein: protein MMFKTLRCLLIGAGLLASLPMAAQQLPQFSHYAFNGQFISPGYAGIQGQTELNVLYRYQWLGYEGSFDGGGSPKTGLFTLSTPLPSLKSGIGLVVMKDEIGAVDVFQAQLSYAYHARLGNGNLGIGVQGNITNMSKGSYRPNTESDPRVPFQSSDRKFDMGAGLWYQHEDWYVGVGITNLLGSTYEFENKDRSGALSTVTGEKHIMLTGGYTAELSSSISLTPTAILKHDLSASVSSLEAGARATFYDKFWAGAGYRVGEAATGLLGVYFLKDNALSFGYAFDYTLVDAAAKSATSHEIMLGYRLPKSKNTAKPPIKTPRYNF from the coding sequence ATGATGTTCAAAACTTTACGCTGCCTCCTTATTGGTGCCGGTCTGTTGGCTTCTCTGCCAATGGCTGCTCAACAACTTCCCCAATTCAGCCACTACGCCTTTAACGGACAGTTTATTAGTCCGGGATATGCTGGTATTCAAGGACAGACAGAATTAAATGTCTTGTACCGTTACCAGTGGCTAGGCTATGAAGGGTCCTTTGACGGGGGTGGTTCTCCTAAAACAGGTTTGTTCACGTTATCAACGCCTCTGCCTTCTTTAAAGAGTGGGATTGGTCTGGTGGTGATGAAAGATGAGATAGGAGCGGTAGATGTTTTTCAGGCGCAACTTTCTTATGCATATCATGCCCGTTTAGGGAACGGTAATTTGGGAATAGGCGTTCAGGGGAATATAACTAACATGAGCAAAGGAAGTTACCGGCCCAACACGGAGTCAGATCCGCGGGTGCCTTTCCAGAGCTCAGACCGAAAATTTGACATGGGTGCCGGTTTATGGTACCAGCACGAGGATTGGTATGTAGGCGTGGGCATCACAAACTTGCTGGGTTCTACCTATGAATTTGAAAACAAAGACAGAAGCGGCGCCTTGAGCACGGTTACAGGAGAGAAGCACATCATGCTTACGGGCGGTTATACCGCTGAACTTAGCAGTTCCATTTCCCTGACGCCAACGGCTATATTGAAACATGACTTGAGTGCCAGCGTATCTTCCCTGGAAGCAGGGGCCCGAGCCACCTTCTATGATAAGTTTTGGGCAGGTGCCGGCTACAGAGTAGGAGAAGCAGCCACCGGTTTGCTGGGTGTTTATTTTTTGAAAGACAACGCGTTGAGTTTTGGGTATGCCTTTGATTACACCTTGGTAGACGCCGCCGCTAAAAGCGCCACCTCTCATGAGATAATGCTGGGCTATAGATTGCCAAAATCTAAGAATACTGCAAAACCACCTATCAAGACCCCCAGATATAATTTTTAA
- a CDS encoding uroporphyrinogen-III synthase → MADGKEKLGADRHSKKISSILVTQPKPANDNSPYLGIAEKYGIKVDFRAFIDIEPVPFKEFRKDKVNILEHTAVIFTSRNAVDHFFRICAEGKMEVPAEMKYFCISDQTAYYLQKYIVLRKRKLFVGGKVAADLFDVLKKHKGEKFLYPCSNIRKEDIPEFMRANGFDFSEATMYKTVASDLSDLAEVKYDCIAFFSPSGIHSLFTNFPDFVQDGTRIAAFGPTTAQAVRDAGLELDIVAPMPNAPSMTGAIEVYIQQNSGKK, encoded by the coding sequence ATGGCTGACGGTAAAGAAAAGTTGGGTGCGGACAGACATTCGAAGAAAATCTCCAGTATTCTGGTCACGCAACCAAAGCCGGCAAATGATAACTCGCCGTATCTGGGCATTGCCGAGAAGTACGGGATTAAAGTAGACTTTAGGGCTTTTATTGATATTGAGCCGGTTCCATTTAAAGAGTTTAGAAAAGACAAGGTAAATATTCTGGAGCACACGGCGGTTATCTTTACCAGCCGCAACGCGGTAGACCATTTCTTTAGAATCTGCGCCGAAGGTAAGATGGAAGTGCCCGCTGAGATGAAGTACTTCTGTATTTCTGACCAGACCGCTTATTACCTCCAGAAATACATTGTGCTGCGCAAGCGCAAATTGTTTGTGGGTGGCAAGGTGGCCGCAGACTTATTTGATGTGTTGAAAAAGCACAAGGGGGAGAAATTCTTGTACCCTTGCTCTAACATCAGAAAAGAAGACATTCCTGAGTTTATGCGAGCCAACGGGTTTGACTTCTCTGAGGCCACCATGTACAAAACAGTGGCTTCTGACCTGTCTGACCTGGCAGAGGTGAAGTATGACTGCATTGCCTTCTTTAGCCCGTCAGGTATCCATTCTCTGTTCACCAACTTTCCTGACTTTGTGCAGGATGGTACCCGCATAGCAGCCTTTGGTCCTACCACTGCTCAAGCCGTGCGTGATGCTGGCCTGGAGTTGGATATTGTGGCTCCCATGCCCAATGCTCCTTCCATGACAGGTGCCATTGAGGTGTATATTCAGCAGAACTCGGGTAAAAAATAA
- a CDS encoding DUF4271 domain-containing protein, with protein sequence MRVWALLLGCWLMWGVAQGQPAPLKPLLSSDWLIYHPQKNQLVPYLADFHEEHQALHQWVKLDAFTNPVVEFAARKQLCVFLDNKLIFVADSTARYTLNLSKWMKPGQKYLFSLWHPEQQPNYLSFRVPEVQTVQSNAAAPTTVQVKQRPSSSVRSVLILFMVVVGLLYGSLRMTFPTDFTSIFKFSNFTKVNTLEEGLLAKPIGNWSSILFVVAFSLSFSLLIVAIHRDIEELALLNQLFTATQADLLSKIILYALLVFSFVVSKYLFLQLMGFIFGVTEVVLTQYREFLRTLLALGVFLPLILLLHLGLSKSAPLVIYWIANLSVAVLLIFTVIRTFLTISKKYSLQNLHLFSYICATEVIPLMILLKLIVFV encoded by the coding sequence ATGCGCGTATGGGCATTGCTGCTGGGCTGTTGGCTGATGTGGGGCGTGGCGCAAGGCCAACCTGCCCCGCTTAAGCCGCTCCTGTCCTCTGACTGGCTCATTTACCATCCCCAGAAAAACCAGCTGGTGCCCTACTTGGCAGACTTTCATGAAGAGCACCAGGCCTTGCACCAGTGGGTGAAGCTAGACGCTTTTACCAACCCGGTGGTAGAATTTGCCGCCCGTAAGCAGCTCTGCGTGTTTCTGGACAACAAACTCATCTTCGTAGCCGACTCTACGGCCCGGTACACCCTAAATCTGAGTAAATGGATGAAGCCTGGGCAGAAGTATCTGTTCTCCCTCTGGCATCCAGAGCAACAACCCAATTACCTTTCTTTTAGGGTGCCAGAGGTGCAAACGGTGCAAAGCAATGCCGCTGCGCCCACTACCGTGCAGGTGAAACAACGTCCTTCTAGCTCTGTGCGCAGTGTGCTTATTCTATTTATGGTGGTGGTAGGCCTGCTGTACGGCAGTCTGCGCATGACCTTCCCTACGGACTTTACCAGCATCTTCAAGTTCTCAAACTTTACTAAGGTGAACACGCTGGAAGAGGGTTTGCTGGCAAAGCCAATCGGGAACTGGTCTAGCATACTGTTTGTAGTGGCGTTTTCCTTGTCCTTTTCCCTGCTGATTGTGGCCATCCACAGAGACATTGAGGAGTTGGCGCTGTTGAACCAGCTGTTCACGGCCACGCAGGCAGACTTGCTTTCTAAGATCATCCTGTATGCCCTGCTGGTCTTCTCGTTTGTGGTGTCTAAGTATCTTTTCCTGCAGCTGATGGGATTTATCTTTGGCGTGACAGAAGTAGTACTTACACAATACCGTGAGTTTTTGAGAACGCTGCTGGCCCTGGGCGTGTTTTTGCCTCTTATTTTGCTGCTGCATTTAGGTCTTTCTAAGTCAGCGCCTTTGGTCATTTACTGGATAGCGAATCTGAGTGTGGCGGTTTTGCTTATTTTTACAGTAATCAGGACTTTTCTTACAATCAGTAAAAAGTATTCACTTCAAAATCTGCATTTGTTTTCGTACATTTGCGCCACGGAAGTGATCCCTTTGATGATTTTGCTCAAATTGATTGTTTTTGTGTAG
- a CDS encoding MraY family glycosyltransferase, which translates to MKFITYLLSFSWSFFIALFAIPSIVYVAHLKNILDQPNQRTVHVSLTPRLGGLGVFAGFMSALTIFGDLDNGVQQLLAGCIILFFGGLKDDLVSISPVKKFFMQVLATGVVMFMADIRISSFQGIFGIHELPIGLSYAFTFFTIVGITNAINLIDGLDGLAGTMVTIIVATFGFFFWASHYGGFSNYAGVAVCLIGGLLGFLRYNFYKARIFMGDTGSLVCGFIVSVMAIQFIEMRYVPSSPAVALGVLFVPLFDTIRVSIIRVLKGLSPFSPDKNHIHHRILAMGFSQVATVLILALLNILVTAFVFYFSYWGNLNLLLCLLGFSLVLSFVLGQNTSKATTPTV; encoded by the coding sequence ATGAAATTTATTACCTACCTGCTTTCCTTTAGTTGGTCGTTTTTCATTGCCTTGTTTGCCATTCCCTCCATTGTGTATGTGGCGCATTTGAAAAACATCCTGGACCAACCCAACCAGCGCACGGTGCACGTGTCGCTCACGCCTAGATTAGGAGGGTTGGGGGTATTTGCCGGGTTCATGTCGGCGCTCACCATCTTCGGGGACCTGGACAATGGCGTGCAGCAGCTGCTGGCGGGCTGTATCATTTTGTTCTTTGGCGGCCTGAAGGATGACCTGGTCTCCATCTCGCCGGTGAAGAAGTTCTTTATGCAGGTGCTGGCCACGGGCGTGGTCATGTTCATGGCAGACATCAGAATCTCCAGCTTTCAGGGTATTTTTGGCATTCATGAACTGCCCATTGGCTTGAGCTATGCCTTTACCTTCTTTACCATTGTGGGCATCACCAATGCCATTAACCTCATTGATGGGTTAGACGGTTTGGCGGGTACCATGGTCACTATCATCGTGGCCACGTTTGGGTTCTTCTTCTGGGCCTCGCATTACGGAGGATTCTCTAACTATGCCGGGGTGGCCGTCTGCCTGATTGGCGGTTTGCTGGGTTTTTTGCGGTACAATTTCTACAAAGCCCGGATTTTCATGGGAGACACCGGCTCGCTGGTATGCGGGTTCATAGTTTCTGTGATGGCCATTCAGTTCATTGAAATGCGCTATGTGCCTTCTTCACCGGCGGTGGCCTTGGGGGTGTTGTTCGTGCCTTTGTTTGATACCATTAGAGTGTCCATCATTCGCGTGCTGAAGGGGCTTTCGCCTTTCTCACCAGACAAGAATCACATTCACCACCGCATTCTGGCTATGGGCTTCAGTCAGGTGGCTACGGTGCTGATTCTGGCGCTGTTGAATATTCTGGTGACTGCCTTCGTGTTCTATTTTTCTTACTGGGGTAACCTGAACCTGCTGCTTTGCTTGTTGGGTTTCTCTCTGGTATTGAGTTTTGTACTGGGGCAGAATACCTCCAAAGCTACCACTCCTACGGTTTAA